GCGGGATGCAGGCGGTGAAGAGTGGCCGCGAGCGCGATGCCGAGGTCCGCAGCGCGGAAGGCATCCCGGTCCGTCACCACCATCCGCACGCCGCTGCATTCCTGATCCTTGAAGACGCTTGCCTCCGGAGTGAATCTCACGGGTACGAAAGTCACACCCGGAAGATTTGCCTTCCTCATCTCCGCCGCCAGCTTCATGTCATCAATGTACGGTGCGCCTAGTAGCTCGAACGGTGTTCCGGTGCCTCGGCCCACGCTCACCTTGCAGAATTCCAGCAGGCCGACTCCGGGGTAGAGCGTAGCTGCCGTCACGCTGCGCATGTTCGGCGAGGGGTCGCGCCACGGGAGCGCGGTCTCGTCGAACCACCGCAGCGGCGATCCTCCCTCGCAGCGGATCACGCCGGGCTTTGCGCCGAAGTTCCGCTCGGCATCGATCAATCTCGCCAGTTCGCCCACCGTCATCCCATGTCGCAGGGGGATCTCATGGGCTGCCACGAAGCTTCGCTCCATGGCGAGCACCGGGCCCTCCACCGCGGCTCCCACCGGATTCACCCGATCGAGCACGATGAAGCGCAGCCCGCGCTGTCCCGCCAGCTCCAGGCAATTCGCCATCGTGGAGACATAGGTGTAGAAGCGGCAGCCGATGTCCTGAACGTCGAAGACCAGGGTATCGATCCCCTCGAGCTGCGCTGGTGCTGGAGTACGACGTTCCCCGTACAAGCTGTAAACCGGCAGCCCCGTCTTCTTGTCCACGTCATCGCCGATCTTCGCGTGATCCAACTCGCCGCGGATGCCGTGCTCCGGCGAAAAGAGCGCCACCAGCTTCACATCCGGTGCTGCGTGGAGCAGGTCGATGGTCGAGTTTCGTCCCCGGTCGATCCCTGTGTGGTTCGTGATCAGGCCCACTTTCATCCCGCGAAGCTGGCGGAACTTGTCGCGTTTCAGCACGTCGATGCCATTCAGCACCGGCGCATCTCTTTCCACGGCCCGGGCTGCCACCGGCGGAGTCGCGGGATCGGGCGGCAGCGCGCCTGTCACGTGCGCGAAGTCATAGCCCTCCACCGCCCGCGCTGCCAGCGTGCCCAACTCGCGTTGCAGGGCGATCACGCTGCCGTTTTCGTCCGGGTGATTGCGGTTCGAGAGGAAGATTGTGGAGGTCTTTGAAAACGGGTCGATCCACAGCCTCGTGCCGGTCCACCCGGTGTGACCGTAGCTGCCGATGGGGAAGACGCTTCCACGTGGCCCTGCGTAGGGCGAGTCGATGTCCCAGCCAAATCCGCGGCGCGGCAGGCTCGGCGGTGACTGCACGGTAGTCATCGCGGCGACGGTTTCAGGCTTGAAGATCCGCACGCCATCGAGCTCGCCGCCTGCCAGCATCATGCGGGCGAATCGTCCGAGATCCGCCGCCGTGGTGAAGAGTCCTGCGTGACCGGCCACGCCGCCCATCCGCCGTGCCGTGGGATCATGCACCACGCCGCGCAAGGGCTTGCCATCCGTCACGGTTGTCGGCGCGATGCGCGATACGTCGCCCGGCTCCAGCGAGCGGTAACCGGTGTCCGTCATCTTCAGTGGCTGGAAGATCTCCTTCGTGCAGTAGTCGTCCAGCGCGCGCCCGCTTGCCTGCTCCACCACCAGACCGAGCAGGATGAAATTGATGTCGCTGTATCGATACGCCGTGCCCGGCGAGGCAGGCAGCGGTTCGGCACAAGCGGCCCGCAATGCGCCCTCTTTGCCCTGCCAGGTTCCCGATGGCAGTCCCGCGCGCAGGCCAGAGGTGTGCGTGAGCAGTTGCCGCAGCGTGATCGCTTCCTTCCCGCTCCCGCGAAAATCGGGGAGGTAACGGCTTGCCGGTGCCTCCACGTCCAGCTTGCCCGTCTCTAACAGCTTCATCACCGCGGAAGTCGTCGCCACCACCTTCGTCAGTGAGGCTGCATCAAAGACAGTATCCTCCGTCATAGGCACTCGCTGCGGCACGATCTCCCGGTCTCCATAGGCGTGCTGATAGACCGCATTTTCGCGCTCCATCCGGAAGACCGCGCCGGGAGTTTTGGCATCCGTCACGGCCTGCGAGATCGCGTCGTCGATTTTTGCAAGTCCCGCCTCGGAGAACTCTGCACCTTGCAATACGGAGGCGAGCGAAAGTAGCAGGGAAAGGCGGGTCAAAGCGAACATGCGGAGCCATCCATACGGATGGATCAACCCTGTATCCATCAGGAATACCAAGCAATTATGCCGGAAAACAATACCCGGTGGCCTTCGTTCCGATGCGCGCTCGGGCAGCGTGGCACGCCTCCCGCATAAAGGTCATCAGTA
The genomic region above belongs to Luteolibacter flavescens and contains:
- a CDS encoding exo-beta-N-acetylmuramidase NamZ domain-containing protein, which gives rise to MFALTRLSLLLSLASVLQGAEFSEAGLAKIDDAISQAVTDAKTPGAVFRMERENAVYQHAYGDREIVPQRVPMTEDTVFDAASLTKVVATTSAVMKLLETGKLDVEAPASRYLPDFRGSGKEAITLRQLLTHTSGLRAGLPSGTWQGKEGALRAACAEPLPASPGTAYRYSDINFILLGLVVEQASGRALDDYCTKEIFQPLKMTDTGYRSLEPGDVSRIAPTTVTDGKPLRGVVHDPTARRMGGVAGHAGLFTTAADLGRFARMMLAGGELDGVRIFKPETVAAMTTVQSPPSLPRRGFGWDIDSPYAGPRGSVFPIGSYGHTGWTGTRLWIDPFSKTSTIFLSNRNHPDENGSVIALQRELGTLAARAVEGYDFAHVTGALPPDPATPPVAARAVERDAPVLNGIDVLKRDKFRQLRGMKVGLITNHTGIDRGRNSTIDLLHAAPDVKLVALFSPEHGIRGELDHAKIGDDVDKKTGLPVYSLYGERRTPAPAQLEGIDTLVFDVQDIGCRFYTYVSTMANCLELAGQRGLRFIVLDRVNPVGAAVEGPVLAMERSFVAAHEIPLRHGMTVGELARLIDAERNFGAKPGVIRCEGGSPLRWFDETALPWRDPSPNMRSVTAATLYPGVGLLEFCKVSVGRGTGTPFELLGAPYIDDMKLAAEMRKANLPGVTFVPVRFTPEASVFKDQECSGVRMVVTDRDAFRAADLGIALAATLHRLHPAELKLGEMKKLIGDPETLEAIRKGETLDVIRAVRDRGLPDFMKRRTPHLLYPRE